In one window of Eretmochelys imbricata isolate rEreImb1 chromosome 21, rEreImb1.hap1, whole genome shotgun sequence DNA:
- the MDM4 gene encoding protein Mdm4 isoform X2: protein MTSSTSEQYPASENACRIALGQANQVQPKLPLLKILQAAGAQGETFTLKEVMHYLGQYIMVRQLYDKRQQHMVYCGGDQLGELLGLESFSVKDPSPVYDMLKRNLTSVTITDAAQTLALAKDQSVDNPSQDQLKTSTGRSSDTEGIEDKSGAPALSTSQLNYGNYEDKDLIENLSKSKKPKLDLVFEEWDVAGLPWWFLGNLRNNYKSRSNGSTDIQTNQDIDTAIVSDTTDDLWFLNESASDQFNVAVKVETVDCEEVGKESEKKLIEVTCTDDLEDSQCLSDDTDVEAASEDCWQCTKCKKFNSPVKRYCYRCWALRKDWYSDCPKLAHSLSLSTIDTIQGKKDDEGIDVPDCRRTVSAPVCRPKDLYTEECESHVDPGSSMESLGLAEECKGKDQEPQMHFGEHKKEEKVECQENIKNLLNPCLLCQKRPRDGNIVHGRSAHLVACFKCAKMLKKGRLPCPVCKKQIQMVIRIFMG from the exons GTACAACCGAAACTGCCACTCCTGAAGATTCTGCAAGCAGCAGGTGCACAAGGTGAAACCTTCACATTGAAGGAG GTCATGCATTATCTGGGACAGTATATAATGGTGAGGCAGCTATATGATAAGCGGCAGCAGCACATGGTGTATTGTGGAGGGGATCAGCTGGGAGAATTGCTGGGACTGGAGAGCTTCtctgtgaaagatccaag CCCAGTTTATGACATGCTGAAAAGGAACCTGACTTCTGTTACTATTACAG ATGCTGCACAGACTCTTGCTCTCGCAAAGGATCAGAGCGTCGATAATCCAAGCCAAGACCAGCTGAAG ACTAGCACAGGGAGAAGCTCTGACACTGAGGGAATAGAGGACAAAAGTGGTGCTCCTGCTTTGTCTACCTCACAGCTCAACTATGGAAACTACGAAG ACAAAGACTTAATAGAAAACCTCTCAAAAAGCAAGAAGCCCAAACTGGATCTGGTATTTGAGGAGTGGGATGTAGCTGGCCTTCCATGGTGGTTTTTAGGAAATCTGAGAAACAACTACAAGTCCAGAAGTAACGGGTCAACAGACATACAGACCAACCAG GACATAGACACTGCCATTGTTTCAGATACTACTGATGACTTGTGGTTCCTCAATGAATCTGCGTCTGATCAATTCAATGTTGCTGTCAAAGTGGAGACGGTGGACTGTGAAGAAGTGgggaaagagagtgagaaaaaG TTGATTGAGGTTACGTGTACTGATGACCTTGAGGATTCTCAGTGCCTAAGTGACGACACAGATGTAGAAGCTGCCTCTGAG GACTGCTGGCAATGCACCAAATGCAAGAAGTTTAACTCTCCAGTCAAACGGTACTGTTACCGCTGTTGGGCCTTACGGAAGGACTGGTACTCTGATTGCCCCAAACtagctcattctctctctctgtccaccATTGATACTATTCAAGGCAAAAAGGATGATGAGGGAATCGATGTCCCAGACTGCAGAAGGACCGTGTCTGCTCCAGTTTGCCGACCCAAAGATCTGTACACAGAGGAATGTGAGTCACATGTAGACCCTGGCAGCTCCATGGAGTCCCTGGGTTTGGCAGAAGAATGCAAGGGCAAGGACCAGGAGCCACAGATGCATTTTGGTGAAcacaaaaaggaggaaaaagtaGAATGCcaagagaatataaaaaattTGTTGAATCCCTGCCTTCTATGCCAGAAGAGGCCGCGGGATGGGAATATTGTCCATGGAAGGTCTGCTCACCTAGTGGCTTGCTTCAAATGTGCAAAAATGTTGAAGAAAGGGAGATTGCCATGTCCAGTGTGCAAGAAACAGATCCAGATGGTGATCAGAATCTTCATGGGATAG
- the MDM4 gene encoding protein Mdm4 isoform X1, whose product MTSSTSEQYPASENACRIALGQANQVQPKLPLLKILQAAGAQGETFTLKEVMHYLGQYIMVRQLYDKRQQHMVYCGGDQLGELLGLESFSVKDPSPVYDMLKRNLTSVTITDAAQTLALAKDQSVDNPSQDQLKQTSTGRSSDTEGIEDKSGAPALSTSQLNYGNYEDKDLIENLSKSKKPKLDLVFEEWDVAGLPWWFLGNLRNNYKSRSNGSTDIQTNQDIDTAIVSDTTDDLWFLNESASDQFNVAVKVETVDCEEVGKESEKKLIEVTCTDDLEDSQCLSDDTDVEAASEDCWQCTKCKKFNSPVKRYCYRCWALRKDWYSDCPKLAHSLSLSTIDTIQGKKDDEGIDVPDCRRTVSAPVCRPKDLYTEECESHVDPGSSMESLGLAEECKGKDQEPQMHFGEHKKEEKVECQENIKNLLNPCLLCQKRPRDGNIVHGRSAHLVACFKCAKMLKKGRLPCPVCKKQIQMVIRIFMG is encoded by the exons GTACAACCGAAACTGCCACTCCTGAAGATTCTGCAAGCAGCAGGTGCACAAGGTGAAACCTTCACATTGAAGGAG GTCATGCATTATCTGGGACAGTATATAATGGTGAGGCAGCTATATGATAAGCGGCAGCAGCACATGGTGTATTGTGGAGGGGATCAGCTGGGAGAATTGCTGGGACTGGAGAGCTTCtctgtgaaagatccaag CCCAGTTTATGACATGCTGAAAAGGAACCTGACTTCTGTTACTATTACAG ATGCTGCACAGACTCTTGCTCTCGCAAAGGATCAGAGCGTCGATAATCCAAGCCAAGACCAGCTGAAG CAGACTAGCACAGGGAGAAGCTCTGACACTGAGGGAATAGAGGACAAAAGTGGTGCTCCTGCTTTGTCTACCTCACAGCTCAACTATGGAAACTACGAAG ACAAAGACTTAATAGAAAACCTCTCAAAAAGCAAGAAGCCCAAACTGGATCTGGTATTTGAGGAGTGGGATGTAGCTGGCCTTCCATGGTGGTTTTTAGGAAATCTGAGAAACAACTACAAGTCCAGAAGTAACGGGTCAACAGACATACAGACCAACCAG GACATAGACACTGCCATTGTTTCAGATACTACTGATGACTTGTGGTTCCTCAATGAATCTGCGTCTGATCAATTCAATGTTGCTGTCAAAGTGGAGACGGTGGACTGTGAAGAAGTGgggaaagagagtgagaaaaaG TTGATTGAGGTTACGTGTACTGATGACCTTGAGGATTCTCAGTGCCTAAGTGACGACACAGATGTAGAAGCTGCCTCTGAG GACTGCTGGCAATGCACCAAATGCAAGAAGTTTAACTCTCCAGTCAAACGGTACTGTTACCGCTGTTGGGCCTTACGGAAGGACTGGTACTCTGATTGCCCCAAACtagctcattctctctctctgtccaccATTGATACTATTCAAGGCAAAAAGGATGATGAGGGAATCGATGTCCCAGACTGCAGAAGGACCGTGTCTGCTCCAGTTTGCCGACCCAAAGATCTGTACACAGAGGAATGTGAGTCACATGTAGACCCTGGCAGCTCCATGGAGTCCCTGGGTTTGGCAGAAGAATGCAAGGGCAAGGACCAGGAGCCACAGATGCATTTTGGTGAAcacaaaaaggaggaaaaagtaGAATGCcaagagaatataaaaaattTGTTGAATCCCTGCCTTCTATGCCAGAAGAGGCCGCGGGATGGGAATATTGTCCATGGAAGGTCTGCTCACCTAGTGGCTTGCTTCAAATGTGCAAAAATGTTGAAGAAAGGGAGATTGCCATGTCCAGTGTGCAAGAAACAGATCCAGATGGTGATCAGAATCTTCATGGGATAG